The following are encoded in a window of Dehalococcoidia bacterium genomic DNA:
- a CDS encoding phosphoadenosine phosphosulfate reductase, with the protein MGVAWFSAGVSSAVAIKLAIDRIDRIFYIHIKDQHEDTMRFVQDCEQWFGKEVCILSSPYKSVEDACRAMSFIRSPHGAVCTKLLKRRVREEWEFRNTFFSWFTYIWGMDALEADRAKDIEEAMPQHKHIFPLIDHRITKGDAHKIMKASGIRRPAMYDMGYSNNNCIGCVKGGMGYWNHIRKDFPEVFKSRAEMERAIGASCISGVFLDELDPERGRSTPPIVEDCGIFCEALSL; encoded by the coding sequence GTGGGAGTTGCATGGTTTAGCGCCGGGGTTTCAAGCGCGGTTGCAATTAAATTGGCAATAGACCGGATAGACCGAATTTTCTACATACATATCAAGGACCAGCATGAAGATACGATGCGCTTTGTCCAGGATTGCGAGCAGTGGTTTGGCAAGGAAGTGTGTATCCTGTCTTCGCCATATAAGAGCGTTGAGGATGCCTGCAGAGCTATGAGCTTTATTAGAAGTCCTCATGGTGCCGTCTGCACCAAACTCCTGAAACGTAGAGTGCGTGAAGAATGGGAGTTTCGTAACACCTTTTTCAGCTGGTTCACATACATATGGGGCATGGATGCTTTAGAGGCCGACAGAGCTAAGGATATAGAGGAAGCAATGCCACAGCATAAGCACATATTCCCATTGATCGATCATCGCATCACCAAAGGCGATGCGCATAAAATTATGAAAGCCAGTGGCATAAGAAGGCCAGCAATGTATGACATGGGCTACTCCAACAACAACTGTATCGGCTGCGTGAAGGGCGGCATGGGCTACTGGAACCACATACGCAAGGACTTCCCTGAGGTTTTTAAATCCAGGGCGGAGATGGAGCGAGCAATCGGGGCGAGCTGTATCAGCGGCGTGTTCCTCGATGAGCTTGATCCTGAAAGGGGGAGGTCAACGCCGCCCATAGTCGAGGACTGCGGAATATTTTGCGAGGCATTAAGCCTGTAG
- a CDS encoding DUF3850 domain-containing protein: MSKTHHLKTDHDMFRAVIAGKKTCEIRFDDRGFKVGDTLILKETLYTGEEMKGSESMPLIYTGYEHMTKIKHILRGPVYGLMEGWVILSI; this comes from the coding sequence GTGAGTAAAACACATCATCTTAAAACCGACCACGACATGTTCAGGGCCGTCATCGCGGGCAAGAAGACTTGCGAGATACGCTTCGACGACAGAGGCTTCAAGGTAGGCGATACGCTCATTCTGAAGGAGACGCTCTACACGGGCGAGGAGATGAAAGGTAGCGAGTCCATGCCTCTCATTTATACCGGCTATGAGCACATGACCAAAATAAAACACATCCTCCGTGGGCCCGTGTACGGCCTCATGGAGGGATGGGTGATACTGTCGATATAA